From the Ipomoea triloba cultivar NCNSP0323 chromosome 8, ASM357664v1 genome, the window CATTTAACGATTAAATGTTTACCATTTtaccaaaagttataattagtaaTAAATGCATAATGTTTCGATGGCAGAAATGCAGGATCTAGCCCTCTGTCCATAACCAATTAAACAATAATCTATATCCAAGCAAATCCACCACTAGAATTGAATAAACTAGACAAACGAAACGCATGTAATTAACATAATACTAATGAATTGAAACGTTATGCCATTACAAAAAGGACAATTATATAGCTCTAATTGTCTCTAAATTATTCAAGTTATTGAACAGAAAATGAACATACTCACGAACAATTTATTTAGGATTTCCACAATGATTAACAATCCATCCAATTCAAGAACACCCCCCACCCCTCCtccccttcaaaaaaaaaaaaaaaaaaacttctataATGTTGATTGACCCCATTATCAGTTGTATCCGGTACAATTATGTATACCATATATGATTGCATCGAGTACTATTGATAATAGTTTTCAATAGTCCCCGATATAATTAtgcatatgtatacataattgTACCTAGTACAGATCGACATACACCAGTACAAATGaaaccttaaaatttttaaaagtaaaccCCAATTAACAACTAATGTACAAAACCCATAAGATATAAACTAGTCAACGTCTTGAAGTATCATGTCAACATTCTACCCAAATGCAGGCAATTGCACACTGTTTCCAGCTGGTTCAAGACCTTCGTAACTCGAAGCTAGAGGAGAAGGAGGGGATGGCACCAAAGACTGTATCTCATTAATCTCATTCCAATCCAAGCCTCCTGCACTGCTACTACTGCTCCCATCTTTCCAATTATAGAATATGTTGTCACACAAGAACTCAACACCCTCCAAGTTTTGCGGATTAACGTTGTACACCATTTGATTAATCAAACAATCCTCCATAGTGTATTCACCAGCACTTGATAAAATAGAGTTGACAATGGGTAAAGTATCTGTCAGATGAGCAGGGTTCTTGAAACCCGACTCTTCTTTAGGGTATAGGACGGGTTCCGATACTAGCTCTGGATAACTAggattttgataaatatttatattattcgGGGACGACGTGGGCCCACACGAGACCATTTCTGGCTGCAGGTTTGACCTTTGGTTAGCCCTAATAAGGCTGTGGCCATGGTCATTGACCTGCTTGCCAAAGAGCTTTTTCTTGAGCTTAGTGTTCCAGTAATTCTTTATGTCATTATCAGTTCTTCCAGGGAGCTGTGCTGCAATTATAGACCACCTGGTCCAAGTCCAACATTATGGTATTAAATTaagattaaattgaaagaacagTTCTaggtaataaaataatttaattttaactaattaccTGCTCCCAATGCTTATGTAGAGGCTGCAGATTATtgtatcttcttcttctgaGAATCCTCCATGCTTGAGATTTGGACGGAGATAGTTCAGCCATCTAAGACGACAACTCTTCCCGCATCTCTTAAGCCCTAGTCAATTTCCCACAAAATAACACATATGATAAAATCAATAATCAGTTAACACAGTTACATGTTAGGATCAAGCATCCCTTGCTGGGACTCAAATCCGTAACCTAATTCTGATACTACTtattaggatcaaacgcttaccactagGCAGAAAACTACAgttactttattttcttatacccgTCACATTTTTTATAGACCGGGTGCTGGACTTGTCCCTTTTAAGTCTCCGCCCAGCAATCCTCGTTGTCACTTGGTGCTGTTGGACTTAAACCGGCCTTCGCCCAACATTACAGCACTTTTAACtatcaagaaagaaagaattgaagagcaaaagaaaatgaaaagttaGGGTTTTGGTACCAATTTTTTGTGGCAAAGCAATCCAATTGCCACCAGTGCCATGCTGCTCAATGAATGCCTTTAACTTGGCATCTTCTTCTGCAGACCATGGCCCTTTCTTCACATTGTTTTTGTCACAGCAAGGTGATCTTCCCATCTCTGATCTcctttttttgttaattttgtttaCTCTATTTAGGCAAATTTTCGCTAGGCAGAGATTATGATAAGGGGGAGAGGAGAAGCAGCCATATGTGAttcagaaaattaaaaaagacaGTTTTGCcagaaagatgaagaagatgatgatgagtgTAATTCTGAAGGTGGAAACGAGggctttcttcttcttgtccTTCTCTGTGAAGAAtcattaaatacggagtatatattaagaCTTTCACATCAGtggaaattaaatttatttctatttattataaTCATCTGTTGTTGAAAATTATTCACACAAATTACTGTCAGCCCATACgcatttttcattattatatcAAATGACCCTACAATTTAGTATAGTTGGTAAGTGTACTATTAATTTAACTGTAAGTCGGAGATTCAGTTCTCGAGTCAAATCTGAATTAGTCTCATCGGTGATGACGATAGTGGATGTTGTATTAAAAACAAATTGTattagataatatatatataaatttattttcattaaaaaaaattaagctaatcaaatatgaaatataaggCAAATTGCAATGAATATTCGTAATTCTATTGTTTGAGTgatgaaatttgtaatttaaaaaaaaaaagagaaagaaattaAGAACATATTCTAAAGTAGTCAAAagataagaataaaaaaaattagagatgAATAAGTTAATCTAATACCTTAAATGCATTTATTATTTCTCGATTAGAGCATTCCCAATGATGGagaaagagggggggggggggggggggggggNGAAGAAGAGGGAAAAAGGGGGAGAATATGGTTAGAGGAGAAAAGGGGGGTAGGGAGATATTCTCCGGAGGGAGCGTGAAGCGCCCTCGTGACTCGTGTCACTCATGTGCCACAATTTAATCGCAAAGTTGTCATCCACCTTTTGCTTTATATTAAACAGCAGCGAATGAATGTGGATTGTTatagtattttatttaattttaatggaTGTTGATTGTTatagtattttatttaattttaattttacttttatttttatatttcaaattaatttatttttaaaaattttaattatattaattgttatatttagtatttaaaattgtgtatgttacgaaatattaatttgtttcgTAAATGATTTCAAATACGAattttaattgatgaaattatattttgattatttattgaaattatattttataattcaaagaattttttttatttaaatttatttttattcaaaattgaaattgtaattttaaagttaaattattaaaatagaaaagtaaacaaaagagttctactacatgggCTCCCATTTTCTATTCCATCACTTTTACTCCCTGACTAGCAAGATATGATAGGTTATCTGCATCCTGTGGGTCCCAAGgaaagtgtcaacatcaaacttttgtATGAGGGAGTAAAAATAGGGATAGGGAGTATAACTTGGAAGTTTAAGTACATTTTCTGAGAAAAAATGAGATAGGAAATTATATGGTGATGCGGAAGAGTTGAATCCATAAAAATGGAAAGATAAGGGGAGAACTATTGTGGATGCTCTTATGATACTATGCaataaaatactataaaaatttattacGATCTTTAAATATAATTGATGTTATGCGATAACTATAAACATCATGGCCTAGTATTTGTAATCGCTAATAAATGGAAATGCAGAGTCCATTTTGTGGTTCTATAAATCTTTTGTTTGTACGTCAATGATGAGATCTAGACGAGTGATGGTTGAGATATTGAATTGCCTTAACTATTATGCGATATTGTGTTGGATAATCATACAGTTGAGAGGAGTCTGATGCACTTAACTTGTTGTTAACTGGAAACTGTGTAGAAATTAGTTTGCAGTGTTCCATCCCTAATCTTTTGAGTATCTCTAGCATATACTTCTGTTGTGATAGAAGAAACGCCCCCTTATTGTGTACTGTCTCAATTCCTAAAAAGAAGCTCAGTTGTCCCATATCACGAATTTTGAAAGTGTCAACTAGTTTGCTTCTTACACAAGCCAAGAAATTGTTGCTGCTGCTCATAATTAGTATGCCATCAACATAGACAATGACAGAAATGTGAACATTAGTAgtagaataaataaatagagataCATCTATCTTTGATATATTGAAACCAATTGAGAGCAAACAATCCTGGAGACATTTTGAACCATGCAAGTGGAGCCTGTTTCAAACCATAAAGAGACCGTTGCAGCTTGCAAACTTGGGTGGGAAAGTTGTTGCAATGTACCCTGGTGGTTGCTTCATGCAGAGATTCTCAGTTAGAGAACCATTGAGAAAAGCATTGTGAACATCAAGATGTCTGACAAACCAATCATTTGTTATAGCAAGAGATAAGAGTGATGcgatcccacatcggctccacaagagattgtggagtggtacttaagttggggccaaacctccactcatgagctagcttttgtggtggagttagggtcttggcttgagtaccgtatcattggtgctctcgttgagagGCTGGAGTGTAGTGGGAAAGGGCTACCCGGTGCTTGCTAAGGTTCAAAGGGAACCGAGAAGAGTCCGGAGTGAAAGCTATCCAGAGTGAAGCCATCCACTCTTCCGGTGCCGGCCTAGCGGAGGGGGCGACCTGGGAACCGAGAAGAGTCCGGAGTGAAAGCTATCCAGAGTGAAGCCATCCACTCTTCCGGTGCCGGCCTAGCGGAGGGGGCGACCTGGGAACCGAGAAGAGTCCGGAGTGAAAGCTATCCAGAGTGAAGCCATCCACTCTTCCGGTGCCGGCCTAGCGGAGGGGGCGACCTagaaaagggctacctggtgcttgataaggtccagagtgaagccatccaaaggggaaaagggctacctggtgcCGAGAAGAGTCTGGAGTGTGAGCCGTCTAGAGTAAGCCGCCGCGGACGTCGACTTCTCAAGGGGTGGGCAatgatacgatcccacatcggctccacaagagattgtggagtgatacttaagttggggccaaacctccactcatgagctagcttttgtggtggagttagggtcttggcttgagtacCGTATCAAAGAGAAGCCTTATAGTAGTTGCTTTGACAATtggactaaaagtgtcaaaaTAATCTTCCCATTCAACCTAATTGAACCATTTTGCAACAAATCTGGCTTTGTATCGTTCAATCGTACCATCAGCTCTTCTTGTGATTTGATAAACCCATTTGCATACAATCATATTCGTATCTCTTTCATGTGGGACCAGCTTTCAAGTGTTGTTGTGCAGCATTGCATTAAATTCTTCATCCACGTTTCTCCATTCAGAACTTTTCACAGCTTGGTTGTAGCATGTGAATTCTGAGTCATCAACACAAGCAATTAAGACATTAATTTGTTACCTGTGGAATCATGAGTTATGTGCCTTAAGAGTTAAGATTATTGGATGAGTGCGCTGAGGACGTTCGGGCCTAGAAGTATATATAACTTAGGGATCGAAAACAACATTTCCATTTATAAACTTCGTTCTAAGAGAGAttatatcattaaaattttagaGTGCTACGCCATAGCTCATACTTGGCCATGGTCATGTTAACGGTTGGCCATTTCACCCACTCGGCAATggcaaaaatagaaaagaaaaaattacaactttttttttttaaataaagttataGATGTTTTTTGAAACGGTTGAAAGATAAAGATTAAAACAGCCAAAGTTACATAAttgaaagaataaaattatttttttatttaaacataatttaTAATGTTGTTTATAAATGCAAGAAAATTTTCCGTTTTGGTAGGTGACCAAATAACCTACAAATTAGAAGTGAAGAGAAGGGAATAAATGAATGTGTTGACTGTCGTCTGTAAAATTTATGTTTCAATTACATTTATTGAGAATTCAAAGGTAGTGGGTAAAGCTTTTTGAGAATGCAttgacaaaaatgaaaaaaagtaaGCACATTGCGTGCTACTAATAATTTCTTTCTACTTACCACCTATACTATTATTAACGTAATTAATTAGATATTCATAATTGTATGCTTGCATGTGACTTGTCATGTCATAAGCATCATAATGTTGTATGATTCATCTGcagattaattatatatgttatagaGGAACTTTCAACTTTaatcctcgactattgtgataTTATCGCAT encodes:
- the LOC116028089 gene encoding transcription factor MYB36-like, which translates into the protein MGRSPCCDKNNVKKGPWSAEEDAKLKAFIEQHGTGGNWIALPQKIGLKRCGKSCRLRWLNYLRPNLKHGGFSEEEDTIICSLYISIGSRWSIIAAQLPGRTDNDIKNYWNTKLKKKLFGKQVNDHGHSLIRANQRSNLQPEMVSCGPTSSPNNINIYQNPSYPELVSEPVLYPKEESGFKNPAHLTDTLPIVNSILSSAGEYTMEDCLINQMVYNVNPQNLEGVEFLCDNIFYNWKDGSSSSSAGGLDWNEINEIQSLVPSPPSPLASSYEGLEPAGNSVQLPAFG